One Aphidius gifuensis isolate YNYX2018 linkage group LG5, ASM1490517v1, whole genome shotgun sequence genomic region harbors:
- the LOC122856750 gene encoding putative uncharacterized protein DDB_G0271606 isoform X1: MSEVKQIDMAQQQQNVQDQQQQQQQQQQQAQQQQQQAQQQAQQQQQAQQQAQQQAQQQQQAQSQQLQPQQIQPQQIQPQQIQPQQQMQVQQVQQVQQQQQQQQQQANAQHNVTQVQVQPQVAASMSQQLQNAVAVSMQHQQQQGVGSVSMSLSGQQGATTMTTMAAHPQAVQVIQQPMQSQAYHLQQLYTNPQGQQILMPGNLTLHPAGLNPSSIQVITAGKPFQSGGQLTPHMLTTTAQGQNGGHGGPGNKVQGFPTGYLPVPTSGNPGGGQTLVFGQLGVLGSPQQQQALQQQQQQQQQQNTNKTDQKYTCTTNNQTGTRTGGMQFATPWQFAQPVWTGIQPPGTTLLAAPNPIFIRGPTQNDMYIQSPQTIQTHNALATQQQIQNVQQIAAGKPRVMDIQQQQQSQGKQTGGGQRPLSILPSSLQGVQGANIRPASSVSTQTVHGVQTTVQSGKGSGSGGKGRGKPVVRTSPGTNSTQLTTKADASNQTKSNVHHATMIMQQQTLSGNNNGNNSKVLITTNTPVVTSAQPPGSPMSTTDKQNFGQQNKTVMQSPQQQQQQQQQVQQQQQQQQQAQQQQQAQQQAQQQQQAQQQHQQQVQQQVQQQVQQQVQQAMQPQYQQMIMQQMHQFHQHQQQQQLQQQYQQQQQQQQQQQQQQQQAAQNAQQQIQPKPMMGMALPTQQQQGVVLGTDRPIMPVVSMSGVGVGVATALQMNQVQSPMGTVQQISMPMIGGPTQVQAIPIMTQAPEQQQQQAQLQSLTQQSTQSSQQTDNSTMIITTPDRSQQNDIQSIIQQKNTTTTTTTTNTDDNNKIVKKEDNDTKENSNPSSQTEANKKLKEELKTDDKSSNPLTNLANAVNSITNGNDEPSTASTPLSATSKHALPKALVKPQVLTHVIEGFVIQEASEPFTVNRSSLNGIGNQDNLINKNNQNSKESNDEPANKKKKKNSSNHSNDSGDGTPGKCESCGIPLDDNIKFKKDKRYCSSVCSKSKKREAKEREQWTDIEVDLKKNDNDSLKKLNNNNVNNINNINNNINNIINNLDERSTAASTPTMDDSMIRINPVKWTVNEVCDFIKNLPGCSDYAEDFAIQEIDGQALMLLKEDHLMSAMSIKLGPALKIVAKIDSMRIDTSISTSPSSNSS, translated from the exons atgagTGAAGTCAAGCAGATAGATATGGCTCAACAGCAACAAAATGTTCaagatcaacaacaacaacaacaacaacagcagcagcaagctcaacagcaacaacaacaagctcAACAGCAAgctcagcaacaacaacaagcccAACAACAAGCTCAGCAACAAGcccaacagcagcaacaagcTCAAAGTCAACAATTGCAGCCTCAACAAATTCAACCACAACAAATACAACCTCAACAAATTCAGCCACAACAACAAATGCAAGTTCAACAAGTTCAACAAgtccaacaacaacagcagcaacaacagcaacaagcAAATGCACAGCATAATGTAACACAAGTTCAAGTTCAACCTCAAGTTGCAGCAAGCATGTCACAacag ctacAAAATGCAGTTGCAGTGTCAAtgcaacatcaacaacaacaaggtgTTGGTAGTGTATCAATGTCATTATCTGGTCAACAAGGTGCAACAACAATGACAACAATGGCTGCACATCCACAAGCAGTACAAGTTATACAACAACCAATGCAAAGTCAAGCATATcatttacaacaattatataCAAATCCACAAggacaacaaatattaatgcCTGGTAATTTAACATTACATCCAGCTGGTTTAAATCCATCATCAATACAAGTTATAACTGCTGGTAAACCATTTCAATCTGGTGGACAATTAACACCACATATGTTAACAACAACAGCACAAGGACAAAATGGTGGTCATGGTGGTCCTGGTAATAAAGTACAAGGTTTTCCAACTGGTTATTTACCAGTACCAACATCTGGTAATCCTGGTGGTGGACAAACACTTGTATTTGGACAATTAGGTGTATTAGGAtcaccacaacaacaacaagcattacaacaacaacagcaacaacaacaacaacaaaatacaaataaaactgatcaaaaatatacatgtacaaCTAATAATCAAACTGGTACTAGAACTGGTGGTATGCAATTTGCAACACCATGGCAATTTGCACAACCAGTATGGACTGGTATACAACCACCTGGTACAACATTACTTGCTGCACCAAATCCAATATTTATAAGAGGTCCAACTCAAAATGACATGTATATTCAAAGTCCACAAACAATTCAAACACACAAtg ctTTGGCAAcacaacaacaaattcaaaATGTTCAACAAATTGCTGCTGGTAAACCTAGAGTTATGgatatacaacaacaacaacaatcacaaGGTAAACAAACTGGTGGTGGACAAAGACCACTAAGTATATTACCATCATCATTACAAGGTGTTCAAGGTGCAAATATACGTCCAGCAAGTTCAGTATCAACTCAAACTGTTCATGGAGTACAGACAACGGTACAg agtGGCAAGGGCAGTGGAAGTGGTGGTAAAGGCCGTGGTAAGCCAGTGGTTCGCACAAGTCCCGGCACAAATTCTActcaattaacaacaaaagctGATGCATCAAATCAAACCAAATCAAATGTACATCATGCAACAATGATAATGCAACAACAAACGTTATCTGGCAACAATAATGGCAACAATTCCAAAgtattaataacaacaaatacacCGGTGGTAACTTCTGCGCAACCACCTGGCTCACCCATGTCCACAACTGACAAGCAAAATTTTGgacaacaaaacaaaacagtAATGCAATCAccacaacagcagcagcagcagcagcagcaagttcagcagcagcagcaacaacaacagcaagctcaacaacaacagcaagcACAACAGCAAgctcaacaacagcaacaagcacaacaacagcatcaacaacaagtACAGCAACAAGTTCAACAACAGGTACAACAACAAGTTCAACAGGCAATGCAACCACAGTATCAACAAATGATTATGCAACAAATGcatcaatttcatcaacatcaacaacagcaacagttACAACAGCAgtatcaacaacagcaacagcagcaacaacaacagcagcaacagcaacaacaagcaGCACAAAATGcacaacaacaaatacaacCTAAACCAATGATGG gTATGGCTTTACCAACTCAACAACAACAGGGTGTTGTTCTTGGTACTGATAGACCAATAATGCCAGTTGTATCAATGAGTGGcgttggtgttggtgttgcAACAGCATTACAAATGAATCAAGTACAATCACCAATGGGAACTGTTCAACAAATATCAATGCCAATGATTGGTGGTCCAACACAAGTACAAGCAATACCAATTATGACACAAGCAccagaacaacaacaacaacaagcacAATTGCAATCATTAACTCAACAATCAACACAATCATCACAACAAACTGATAATTCAACTATGATTATTACAACACCAGATAGATCACAACAAAATGATATACAAAGTatcatacaacaaaaaaatactacaactacaacaacaacaacaaatactgatgataataataaaatagttaaaaaagaagataatgatacaaaagaaaattcaaatcCATCAAGTCAAACTgaggcaaataaaaaattaaaagaagaattaaaaactgatgataaatcatcaaatccATTGACAAATTTAGCAAATGCTGTTAATTCAATAACAAATGGTAATGATGAACcatcaacagcatcaacaCCATTATCAGCTACAAGTAAACATGCATTACCAAAAGCACTTGTTAAACCACAAGTATTAACTCATGTTATTGAAGGATTTGTCATTCAAGAAGCATCAGAACCATTTACTGTTAATCGTTCAAGTCTAAATGGAATTGGTAAtcaagataatttaataaataaaaataatcaaaatagcAAAGAATCCAATGATGAaccagcaaataaaaaaa aaaaaaaaaattcatcaaatcatTCAAATGACAGTGGTGATGGTACACCAGGAAAATGTGAAAGTTGTGGTATTCcacttgatgataatattaaatttaaaaaagataaaagataTTGTTCTTCAGTATGTTCAAAgag taaaaagcgTGAAGCCAAAGAACGAGAACAATGGACAGATATTGAAGttgatttaaagaaaaatgataatgattcattgaaaaaattaaataacaataatgttaataatattaataacattaataataatataaataatattataaataatttggatGAAAGATCAACAGCAGCTTCAACACCAACAATGGACGATTCAATGATTAGAATAAATCCAGTTAAATGGACA GTAAATGAAGtttgtgattttattaaaaatttaccaggATGTTCTGATTATGCTGAAGATTTTGCTATACAAGAAATTGATGGTCAAGCATTGATGCTTCTAAAAGAGGATCATTTAATGTCAGCAATGAGTATTAAACTTGGTCCagcattaaaaattgttgctAAAATTGATTCAATGAGAATTGATACTAGTATTTcaacatcaccatcatcaaacAGTTCTTGA
- the LOC122856750 gene encoding putative uncharacterized protein DDB_G0271606 isoform X4, translating into MSEVKQIDMAQQQQNVQDQQQQQQQQQQQAQQQQQQAQQQAQQQQQAQQQAQQQAQQQQQAQSQQLQPQQIQPQQIQPQQIQPQQQMQVQQVQQVQQQQQQQQQQANAQHNVTQVQVQPQVAASMSQQLQNAVAVSMQHQQQQGVGSVSMSLSGQQGATTMTTMAAHPQAVQVIQQPMQSQAYHLQQLYTNPQGQQILMPGNLTLHPAGLNPSSIQVITAGKPFQSGGQLTPHMLTTTAQGQNGGHGGPGNKVQGFPTGYLPVPTSGNPGGGQTLVFGQLGVLGSPQQQQALQQQQQQQQQQNTNKTDQKYTCTTNNQTGTRTGGMQFATPWQFAQPVWTGIQPPGTTLLAAPNPIFIRGPTQNDMYIQSPQTIQTHNALATQQQIQNVQQIAAGKPRVMDIQQQQQSQGKQTGGGQRPLSILPSSLQGVQGANIRPASSVSTQTVHGVQTTQQQQQQQVQQQQQQQQQAQQQQQAQQQAQQQQQAQQQHQQQVQQQVQQQVQQQVQQAMQPQYQQMIMQQMHQFHQHQQQQQLQQQYQQQQQQQQQQQQQQQQAAQNAQQQIQPKPMMGMALPTQQQQGVVLGTDRPIMPVVSMSGVGVGVATALQMNQVQSPMGTVQQISMPMIGGPTQVQAIPIMTQAPEQQQQQAQLQSLTQQSTQSSQQTDNSTMIITTPDRSQQNDIQSIIQQKNTTTTTTTTNTDDNNKIVKKEDNDTKENSNPSSQTEANKKLKEELKTDDKSSNPLTNLANAVNSITNGNDEPSTASTPLSATSKHALPKALVKPQVLTHVIEGFVIQEASEPFTVNRSSLNGIGNQDNLINKNNQNSKESNDEPANKKKKKNSSNHSNDSGDGTPGKCESCGIPLDDNIKFKKDKRYCSSVCSKSKKREAKEREQWTDIEVDLKKNDNDSLKKLNNNNVNNINNINNNINNIINNLDERSTAASTPTMDDSMIRINPVKWTVNEVCDFIKNLPGCSDYAEDFAIQEIDGQALMLLKEDHLMSAMSIKLGPALKIVAKIDSMRIDTSISTSPSSNSS; encoded by the exons atgagTGAAGTCAAGCAGATAGATATGGCTCAACAGCAACAAAATGTTCaagatcaacaacaacaacaacaacaacagcagcagcaagctcaacagcaacaacaacaagctcAACAGCAAgctcagcaacaacaacaagcccAACAACAAGCTCAGCAACAAGcccaacagcagcaacaagcTCAAAGTCAACAATTGCAGCCTCAACAAATTCAACCACAACAAATACAACCTCAACAAATTCAGCCACAACAACAAATGCAAGTTCAACAAGTTCAACAAgtccaacaacaacagcagcaacaacagcaacaagcAAATGCACAGCATAATGTAACACAAGTTCAAGTTCAACCTCAAGTTGCAGCAAGCATGTCACAacag ctacAAAATGCAGTTGCAGTGTCAAtgcaacatcaacaacaacaaggtgTTGGTAGTGTATCAATGTCATTATCTGGTCAACAAGGTGCAACAACAATGACAACAATGGCTGCACATCCACAAGCAGTACAAGTTATACAACAACCAATGCAAAGTCAAGCATATcatttacaacaattatataCAAATCCACAAggacaacaaatattaatgcCTGGTAATTTAACATTACATCCAGCTGGTTTAAATCCATCATCAATACAAGTTATAACTGCTGGTAAACCATTTCAATCTGGTGGACAATTAACACCACATATGTTAACAACAACAGCACAAGGACAAAATGGTGGTCATGGTGGTCCTGGTAATAAAGTACAAGGTTTTCCAACTGGTTATTTACCAGTACCAACATCTGGTAATCCTGGTGGTGGACAAACACTTGTATTTGGACAATTAGGTGTATTAGGAtcaccacaacaacaacaagcattacaacaacaacagcaacaacaacaacaacaaaatacaaataaaactgatcaaaaatatacatgtacaaCTAATAATCAAACTGGTACTAGAACTGGTGGTATGCAATTTGCAACACCATGGCAATTTGCACAACCAGTATGGACTGGTATACAACCACCTGGTACAACATTACTTGCTGCACCAAATCCAATATTTATAAGAGGTCCAACTCAAAATGACATGTATATTCAAAGTCCACAAACAATTCAAACACACAAtg ctTTGGCAAcacaacaacaaattcaaaATGTTCAACAAATTGCTGCTGGTAAACCTAGAGTTATGgatatacaacaacaacaacaatcacaaGGTAAACAAACTGGTGGTGGACAAAGACCACTAAGTATATTACCATCATCATTACAAGGTGTTCAAGGTGCAAATATACGTCCAGCAAGTTCAGTATCAACTCAAACTGTTCATGGAGTACAGACAACG cagcagcagcagcagcagcaagttcagcagcagcagcaacaacaacagcaagctcaacaacaacagcaagcACAACAGCAAgctcaacaacagcaacaagcacaacaacagcatcaacaacaagtACAGCAACAAGTTCAACAACAGGTACAACAACAAGTTCAACAGGCAATGCAACCACAGTATCAACAAATGATTATGCAACAAATGcatcaatttcatcaacatcaacaacagcaacagttACAACAGCAgtatcaacaacagcaacagcagcaacaacaacagcagcaacagcaacaacaagcaGCACAAAATGcacaacaacaaatacaacCTAAACCAATGATGG gTATGGCTTTACCAACTCAACAACAACAGGGTGTTGTTCTTGGTACTGATAGACCAATAATGCCAGTTGTATCAATGAGTGGcgttggtgttggtgttgcAACAGCATTACAAATGAATCAAGTACAATCACCAATGGGAACTGTTCAACAAATATCAATGCCAATGATTGGTGGTCCAACACAAGTACAAGCAATACCAATTATGACACAAGCAccagaacaacaacaacaacaagcacAATTGCAATCATTAACTCAACAATCAACACAATCATCACAACAAACTGATAATTCAACTATGATTATTACAACACCAGATAGATCACAACAAAATGATATACAAAGTatcatacaacaaaaaaatactacaactacaacaacaacaacaaatactgatgataataataaaatagttaaaaaagaagataatgatacaaaagaaaattcaaatcCATCAAGTCAAACTgaggcaaataaaaaattaaaagaagaattaaaaactgatgataaatcatcaaatccATTGACAAATTTAGCAAATGCTGTTAATTCAATAACAAATGGTAATGATGAACcatcaacagcatcaacaCCATTATCAGCTACAAGTAAACATGCATTACCAAAAGCACTTGTTAAACCACAAGTATTAACTCATGTTATTGAAGGATTTGTCATTCAAGAAGCATCAGAACCATTTACTGTTAATCGTTCAAGTCTAAATGGAATTGGTAAtcaagataatttaataaataaaaataatcaaaatagcAAAGAATCCAATGATGAaccagcaaataaaaaaa aaaaaaaaaattcatcaaatcatTCAAATGACAGTGGTGATGGTACACCAGGAAAATGTGAAAGTTGTGGTATTCcacttgatgataatattaaatttaaaaaagataaaagataTTGTTCTTCAGTATGTTCAAAgag taaaaagcgTGAAGCCAAAGAACGAGAACAATGGACAGATATTGAAGttgatttaaagaaaaatgataatgattcattgaaaaaattaaataacaataatgttaataatattaataacattaataataatataaataatattataaataatttggatGAAAGATCAACAGCAGCTTCAACACCAACAATGGACGATTCAATGATTAGAATAAATCCAGTTAAATGGACA GTAAATGAAGtttgtgattttattaaaaatttaccaggATGTTCTGATTATGCTGAAGATTTTGCTATACAAGAAATTGATGGTCAAGCATTGATGCTTCTAAAAGAGGATCATTTAATGTCAGCAATGAGTATTAAACTTGGTCCagcattaaaaattgttgctAAAATTGATTCAATGAGAATTGATACTAGTATTTcaacatcaccatcatcaaacAGTTCTTGA
- the LOC122856750 gene encoding putative uncharacterized protein DDB_G0271606 isoform X2, which yields MSEVKQIDMAQQQQNVQDQQQQQQQQQQQAQQQQQQAQQQAQQQQQAQQQAQQQAQQQQQAQSQQLQPQQIQPQQIQPQQIQPQQQMQVQQVQQVQQQQQQQQQQANAQHNVTQVQVQPQVAASMSQQLQNAVAVSMQHQQQQGVGSVSMSLSGQQGATTMTTMAAHPQAVQVIQQPMQSQAYHLQQLYTNPQGQQILMPGNLTLHPAGLNPSSIQVITAGKPFQSGGQLTPHMLTTTAQGQNGGHGGPGNKVQGFPTGYLPVPTSGNPGGGQTLVFGQLGVLGSPQQQQALQQQQQQQQQQNTNKTDQKYTCTTNNQTGTRTGGMQFATPWQFAQPVWTGIQPPGTTLLAAPNPIFIRGPTQNDMYIQSPQTIQTHNALATQQQIQNVQQIAAGKPRVMDIQQQQQSQGKQTGGGQRPLSILPSSLQGVQGANIRPASSVSTQTVHGVQTTSGKGSGSGGKGRGKPVVRTSPGTNSTQLTTKADASNQTKSNVHHATMIMQQQTLSGNNNGNNSKVLITTNTPVVTSAQPPGSPMSTTDKQNFGQQNKTVMQSPQQQQQQQQQVQQQQQQQQQAQQQQQAQQQAQQQQQAQQQHQQQVQQQVQQQVQQQVQQAMQPQYQQMIMQQMHQFHQHQQQQQLQQQYQQQQQQQQQQQQQQQQAAQNAQQQIQPKPMMGMALPTQQQQGVVLGTDRPIMPVVSMSGVGVGVATALQMNQVQSPMGTVQQISMPMIGGPTQVQAIPIMTQAPEQQQQQAQLQSLTQQSTQSSQQTDNSTMIITTPDRSQQNDIQSIIQQKNTTTTTTTTNTDDNNKIVKKEDNDTKENSNPSSQTEANKKLKEELKTDDKSSNPLTNLANAVNSITNGNDEPSTASTPLSATSKHALPKALVKPQVLTHVIEGFVIQEASEPFTVNRSSLNGIGNQDNLINKNNQNSKESNDEPANKKKKKNSSNHSNDSGDGTPGKCESCGIPLDDNIKFKKDKRYCSSVCSKSKKREAKEREQWTDIEVDLKKNDNDSLKKLNNNNVNNINNINNNINNIINNLDERSTAASTPTMDDSMIRINPVKWTVNEVCDFIKNLPGCSDYAEDFAIQEIDGQALMLLKEDHLMSAMSIKLGPALKIVAKIDSMRIDTSISTSPSSNSS from the exons atgagTGAAGTCAAGCAGATAGATATGGCTCAACAGCAACAAAATGTTCaagatcaacaacaacaacaacaacaacagcagcagcaagctcaacagcaacaacaacaagctcAACAGCAAgctcagcaacaacaacaagcccAACAACAAGCTCAGCAACAAGcccaacagcagcaacaagcTCAAAGTCAACAATTGCAGCCTCAACAAATTCAACCACAACAAATACAACCTCAACAAATTCAGCCACAACAACAAATGCAAGTTCAACAAGTTCAACAAgtccaacaacaacagcagcaacaacagcaacaagcAAATGCACAGCATAATGTAACACAAGTTCAAGTTCAACCTCAAGTTGCAGCAAGCATGTCACAacag ctacAAAATGCAGTTGCAGTGTCAAtgcaacatcaacaacaacaaggtgTTGGTAGTGTATCAATGTCATTATCTGGTCAACAAGGTGCAACAACAATGACAACAATGGCTGCACATCCACAAGCAGTACAAGTTATACAACAACCAATGCAAAGTCAAGCATATcatttacaacaattatataCAAATCCACAAggacaacaaatattaatgcCTGGTAATTTAACATTACATCCAGCTGGTTTAAATCCATCATCAATACAAGTTATAACTGCTGGTAAACCATTTCAATCTGGTGGACAATTAACACCACATATGTTAACAACAACAGCACAAGGACAAAATGGTGGTCATGGTGGTCCTGGTAATAAAGTACAAGGTTTTCCAACTGGTTATTTACCAGTACCAACATCTGGTAATCCTGGTGGTGGACAAACACTTGTATTTGGACAATTAGGTGTATTAGGAtcaccacaacaacaacaagcattacaacaacaacagcaacaacaacaacaacaaaatacaaataaaactgatcaaaaatatacatgtacaaCTAATAATCAAACTGGTACTAGAACTGGTGGTATGCAATTTGCAACACCATGGCAATTTGCACAACCAGTATGGACTGGTATACAACCACCTGGTACAACATTACTTGCTGCACCAAATCCAATATTTATAAGAGGTCCAACTCAAAATGACATGTATATTCAAAGTCCACAAACAATTCAAACACACAAtg ctTTGGCAAcacaacaacaaattcaaaATGTTCAACAAATTGCTGCTGGTAAACCTAGAGTTATGgatatacaacaacaacaacaatcacaaGGTAAACAAACTGGTGGTGGACAAAGACCACTAAGTATATTACCATCATCATTACAAGGTGTTCAAGGTGCAAATATACGTCCAGCAAGTTCAGTATCAACTCAAACTGTTCATGGAGTACAGACAACG agtGGCAAGGGCAGTGGAAGTGGTGGTAAAGGCCGTGGTAAGCCAGTGGTTCGCACAAGTCCCGGCACAAATTCTActcaattaacaacaaaagctGATGCATCAAATCAAACCAAATCAAATGTACATCATGCAACAATGATAATGCAACAACAAACGTTATCTGGCAACAATAATGGCAACAATTCCAAAgtattaataacaacaaatacacCGGTGGTAACTTCTGCGCAACCACCTGGCTCACCCATGTCCACAACTGACAAGCAAAATTTTGgacaacaaaacaaaacagtAATGCAATCAccacaacagcagcagcagcagcagcagcaagttcagcagcagcagcaacaacaacagcaagctcaacaacaacagcaagcACAACAGCAAgctcaacaacagcaacaagcacaacaacagcatcaacaacaagtACAGCAACAAGTTCAACAACAGGTACAACAACAAGTTCAACAGGCAATGCAACCACAGTATCAACAAATGATTATGCAACAAATGcatcaatttcatcaacatcaacaacagcaacagttACAACAGCAgtatcaacaacagcaacagcagcaacaacaacagcagcaacagcaacaacaagcaGCACAAAATGcacaacaacaaatacaacCTAAACCAATGATGG gTATGGCTTTACCAACTCAACAACAACAGGGTGTTGTTCTTGGTACTGATAGACCAATAATGCCAGTTGTATCAATGAGTGGcgttggtgttggtgttgcAACAGCATTACAAATGAATCAAGTACAATCACCAATGGGAACTGTTCAACAAATATCAATGCCAATGATTGGTGGTCCAACACAAGTACAAGCAATACCAATTATGACACAAGCAccagaacaacaacaacaacaagcacAATTGCAATCATTAACTCAACAATCAACACAATCATCACAACAAACTGATAATTCAACTATGATTATTACAACACCAGATAGATCACAACAAAATGATATACAAAGTatcatacaacaaaaaaatactacaactacaacaacaacaacaaatactgatgataataataaaatagttaaaaaagaagataatgatacaaaagaaaattcaaatcCATCAAGTCAAACTgaggcaaataaaaaattaaaagaagaattaaaaactgatgataaatcatcaaatccATTGACAAATTTAGCAAATGCTGTTAATTCAATAACAAATGGTAATGATGAACcatcaacagcatcaacaCCATTATCAGCTACAAGTAAACATGCATTACCAAAAGCACTTGTTAAACCACAAGTATTAACTCATGTTATTGAAGGATTTGTCATTCAAGAAGCATCAGAACCATTTACTGTTAATCGTTCAAGTCTAAATGGAATTGGTAAtcaagataatttaataaataaaaataatcaaaatagcAAAGAATCCAATGATGAaccagcaaataaaaaaa aaaaaaaaaattcatcaaatcatTCAAATGACAGTGGTGATGGTACACCAGGAAAATGTGAAAGTTGTGGTATTCcacttgatgataatattaaatttaaaaaagataaaagataTTGTTCTTCAGTATGTTCAAAgag taaaaagcgTGAAGCCAAAGAACGAGAACAATGGACAGATATTGAAGttgatttaaagaaaaatgataatgattcattgaaaaaattaaataacaataatgttaataatattaataacattaataataatataaataatattataaataatttggatGAAAGATCAACAGCAGCTTCAACACCAACAATGGACGATTCAATGATTAGAATAAATCCAGTTAAATGGACA GTAAATGAAGtttgtgattttattaaaaatttaccaggATGTTCTGATTATGCTGAAGATTTTGCTATACAAGAAATTGATGGTCAAGCATTGATGCTTCTAAAAGAGGATCATTTAATGTCAGCAATGAGTATTAAACTTGGTCCagcattaaaaattgttgctAAAATTGATTCAATGAGAATTGATACTAGTATTTcaacatcaccatcatcaaacAGTTCTTGA